The Aspergillus flavus chromosome 6, complete sequence nucleotide sequence CGGTGCCGTCCCCGAAGATGGAGGTATCAACCTAGGCCAGATCGACCGCTACTACATAGAACGCTACGGCTTCAGCTCAGACTGCACCATCATCCCCGCAACAGGCGACAACCCAGCCACCATCCTGGCTCTGCCACTGCGTCCCTCCGACGCAATGGTTTCCCTGGGAACCTCCACCACCTTCCTTATGTCCACTCCCAACTACATGCCCGACCCAGCCACACATTTCTTCAATCATCCCACCACAGCAGGCCTGTACATGTTCATGCTTTGCTACAAGAATGGCGGCCTAGCTCGAGAACATATCCGTGATGCCATCAACGATAAACTAGGCATGGCCGGGGACAAAGACCCGTGGGCTAACTTCGATAAGATCACACTGGAAACGGCACCTATGGGTCAGAAGAAGGATTCTGATCCAATGAAGATGGGCCTCTTTTTCCCTCGGCCGGAGATCGTCCCGAATCTGCGGGCTGGACAGTGGCGGTTTGATTATAACCCTGCTGACGGCAGTCTGCATGAGACGAATGGTGGGTGGAACAAGCCTGCCGATGAGGCTCGTGCTATCGTCGAGAGCCAgttcctttctcttcgcttGCGCTCTCGTGGTCTTACCGCTAGTCCCGGACAGGGTATGCCCGCTCAGCCGCGACGGGTGTATCTCGTCGGTGGTGGATCGAAGAATAAGGCTATTGCCAAGGTGGCAGGTGAGATCCTTGGTGGAAGTGATGGAGTGTATAAGCTAGAGATTGGCGATAATGCCTGTGCGCTAGGAGCGGCCTACAAGGCCGTCTGGGCATTGGAGAGGAAAGATGGACAGACATTTGAGGATCTGATTGGACAACGGTGGCGGGAGGAGGACTTCATCGAGAAGATTGCAGATGGATACCAGAAGGGCGTCTTTGAGAAGTACGGGGCTGCCCTTGAGGGATTCGAGAAGATGGAATTGCAGGTCCTGAAACAGGAGGGTGAGACGCGGTGATATCTCTCGCTCCTCTTCCGTTGTAGAAAAAGCATCTATGGATATCTTCATGAAAATATTGCCTTTAATGACTCTGCGATCTTGGATGGTTTGGATTGGATTCTATTTTCCGGTTTGGATTCAGCTAGTACCCTATATAGTTCGGTTATACATATAAAAGTGAATGATATGATAATATATTCTCAGTGTCCTTCATTTCTATTTGCTAACTATCTTATCTTAAAAACATCCGCATCATCTCTCATGAATAACCTGAAGTCTACACACAAATGCATTGCCTCCATATAGAAAGTAGAAAGTCAAGACGGTAATCAAACCTCCCGACGTGCATAAGGTATCTGTTGAGCTCCGACGATAGGTACCAACCAATCAACCAACTAACACCCTCAGCCCCATCCCTGTCTGCTACCTCGACCATTacctcctttctttcctttttttaaaaacgAGATATTTTATATGGGATATCGGAAagtccttttgtttttcttttctgcaCTCTGTTGAAGACAAAGGCAGTAATCAACGCCTGGGTTATGCAAGTATGCATCGCGAACTATatacctttcttttttctttttcttgagTTTGCTTTTCCTGGGAAAATAATAGAGGAATTGCCGGCGACAGAGCTATCAGTGTAAAGGATCACATGAGAACATCAGTCATCAAACCAAACCGTGGGGGAATctaagaggaagaaaaacagTGAGAATGATCGAGGAGCataagggaaaagaaagaatatgaAATGCAAAAGGATCATGCGCTCAATCGCTGGATAAAAGACTAGGGTTGTTGTTAGCTGGAGGTCTTTTTAAGTCAACCGCTACCTGGGTGTACATACCGGGAAGAACTGCCGGAATCCCTTCAAGTCTAGCTGGCCTAATGCGTTCAAGAACTCCTCTATGAGTTCACCACCCATTCCCATGCCGGGCAATTCTTGGTCACGAAGGTACTGGATATACTCCATGCCGGTCTTGCAATAAATGGTGCGCTGCAATCCTCCAGCTTCGGCGAGAACCTGCTTGGCCTGTGCGTCTTTGGGATTGAAGGATGGGGTGGCGGGAAGTGCCCAACACAAGGGCGACATTCGGCTGATCATGAACTGGGCGAATCCGGG carries:
- a CDS encoding putative D-xylulose kinase A (Xylulokinase A), whose product is MQGPLYIGFDLSTQQLKALVVNSDLKVVYVSKFDFDADSRGFPIKKGVITNEAEHEVYAPVALWLQALDGVLEGLKKQGLDFARVKGISGAGQQHGSVYWGQDAERLLKELDSGKSLEDQLSGAFSHPYSPNWQDSSTQKECDEFDAFLGGADKLANATGSKAHHRFTGPQILRFQRKYPEVYKKTSRISLVSSFLASLFLGHIAPLDISDACGMNLWNIKQGAYDEKLLQLCAGPSGVEDLKRKLGAVPEDGGINLGQIDRYYIERYGFSSDCTIIPATGDNPATILALPLRPSDAMVSLGTSTTFLMSTPNYMPDPATHFFNHPTTAGLYMFMLCYKNGGLAREHIRDAINDKLGMAGDKDPWANFDKITLETAPMGQKKDSDPMKMGLFFPRPEIVPNLRAGQWRFDYNPADGSLHETNGGWNKPADEARAIVESQFLSLRLRSRGLTASPGQGMPAQPRRVYLVGGGSKNKAIAKVAGEILGGSDGVYKLEIGDNACALGAAYKAVWALERKDGQTFEDLIGQRWREEDFIEKIADGYQKGVFEKYGAALEGFEKMELQVLKQEGETR